Within the Verrucomicrobiia bacterium genome, the region CGCGTCGTCGGTGTCCAATGACGACACCAGCCGGAACACGGCGTCGTAATTTGCCGCGCTCGACAGCACGATCAACGCATTGGCGCGATCATCCGCCGTGACGTCCACCGCTTTGCCGCTCGATTTTTGATACAGCGGCTCGATCTCCTTTGCCAGCGCAGCCGCACTTACGTTTTTCAGAGTGATCACCCGCACGGACATGTCTTCTGGCGTGTCGGTGTCGAGCGCGGAAATTAATTCGTCCGCGATGCGGATGTTGTCCGCGTAATCGGTCAGGATGATTTGATTGTTGCGCTCGTTCAAATCAATCGTGCCTTTGTCCGTCAACGCGCCGCGCAGGCGATCGCGCAATTCCGCAGCTTGAATATGTTTCAGCGAAAAAACTTTCACCACGCGAACGCGACCCTCCGGCAGACCGTTGGTGGAGGCTGAAACCACTTCGGGACCAATGCGCGGTTCCTGTCCTTCGGGCACGATGAGAATGGATTGGGCGGATTCCACGGCGGTAAACCCCTCCAGCGCGAGCGCGCGATACACGAGCACAATCGCTTCGCGCGTCGAAACTTTTTTCGAGCTGGTGATGGTCACCTGGCATTGCACGCGCGGGCTTTTGATGACGGTCTTGCCCGTGGTCTGCGCCAGCCATTGCACGATCATGTCCACATTTGCGCCTTGAAAACTGAGTTGGATTTCGCCGGGTCCGTTGGTTGTTTTGGTCCCATCCGAATTGGTCGTGATGGTGGTCGGCACGGGCATCGGCTCGGACGGCAGCCACGGCCCAGTTTCCTTGGAATCCGATTTCGATGACGAATTATCGCCCCCCATGGACATATCTGGCATGCCGGGAAACCGCGGCCCGGAAATTCTTTGCGCGCGCGCCGCATGTCCCCACATCAGCGCGAAGCAACAGCCAAGCATCGCCGCGACGGCGTAAAGTTTCGGTCTCCCTGTGTTTCGTGTTTTCATTCTGGTTTTTTCCCTTTCTCCGGCAACAAACTCGTCCCACCGTATCCGTCAAAAATCATCAACTCTTTTTTCTCACCGTCCTGTTCCACCAGCACGCGATTAATGCCGATGTGCACCAACTTCAGGTCACCGAGCGAGTCGCCTTCCTTGACCATGCCGGTCTGCCCGCTGGCCGAGCGTAAAAACGCAACGTCTCCCGCAATGCCAAGCAATCCCATCGGCAGCGGCCGCATCGCCGGGGCCAAAATTTCGCTATCAAAAATGCGATCGGCGCGCGCCTTGATGTCCGCCGGCAGTTCCGGCATCGGCGCGCCCATGCCCATGCCGCCCATCATCATCATGCCCGGAGGCATGCCGCCGCCCCGTCTTCCCTTTGGTTTCGCTGCCGCGGCATTCGTGGGCATATTGGAATTCACCGCGATCTCGTTCGTTCCTTGGATCACGCGATGATGCTTATTTGTTCCCGCCATCAGATTCGTGTTTGAAATATTTGTGCTGTTGGTGGCGGCCATCGGCTCATTCGTTGAACCAGTCATTGGCACGGGAACAGTATTTGTGGGCACAGCCATTGTTGGCGCGGCTGCCTCGACGAGAGCATTTGTGGGCGCGACTGTGTTTGTATTGGCAACTACGTTGGTCGGGCTGCCATTTGTTTGCGTCGCATGCATCGCTACATTCGTGACGGCTGGGGCATTCGTTGGCGGCTTCATTTCCTTCGCCACGATGACATTCGCCGGGGCGGCGTTCGTTTCAAGCGTCGGCAACTGCGGAATGGCGACGCGCCCGAGGATGTTCACACGCGGTACGATGTGCACCAGTTGATAGGCCAGCAACGCCGCAAGCACGAGGCACGCGAGCCGCAAAATTTTTGGTGTTTGCTCACGCATGCGGACCTCCTGCCTTTTGCACTTGGTCAAAATCCAAAATGGTGATCGTCAGTTTCAACTTCACCTGGCCGGGCCGCATCGGGTCGGAGGAAAATTGCGTCGAATCAATCACCAGCGGATAGCCCAAACCCTCCAGCCGATAAATCAAACCCACTGCGCCTTTCACAGGGCCAGAGCCTTCGAGTTCAATGGATGCCAATTCTTTTCCCGAGTTATGCGCCGGGCTTTCGCGCACGGGGCCGACTTGGAAGCCGCTGCCCTGTGCCGCTTTTTGGATCGCCGAACTCGCCTCGGCCACGACGGAGGATTTTTTCAGCGACACCGGGTCCATGTGAAATTGTTCCATCAGCTTTTTCACGACCGCGATCCGGTCGTCGTAACGCCGCACTTCGTCCTTGAGGCTTTGCGCGTCCGCCACCAACTGCATATACTCCGCGTGCTTGCGCGCCGTGAATTTCCACACCTGCACGCCCGCGAACAACACGAGATAGATCGCGATGCCGATTCCGGCGATTCTTACTGTGCGTTTTTCTTTTGGTGTCATGATCGCAAATCAGGGAAACATCATTCCTCCGGGAAATCCTCCGCCTCCACTAGTGTCTTTGCTCGCTTTTGCCGCCTTGATTTCGTCGGCTGTCGGACCGATTGCCAGGCTCGCGCGTGCGTCCGCGGTTTTCCACAAAGCGGTCATGCGGAGGTTCACGCGCTGCCGATCCGGCGTTGGTGTCTGTTCTTCAACCGTCACGATGGAGAAAAATCCCGACGCGATCAGCTTCGACCGGAAGTCCGTCACTTGCGCTCCATTCTGCATCATTCCGCGCAGCGAAACTTCGCCGCGTTTGTCCATCGTCAGCGAGTCAAAGCGGGTTCCCGGCGGCGCGGATTTCGCCAGCACGAATAGCGCGTCCAAATAAGGCGGCTGACTTTGTTTCAGCGATTGCAAAAAATCCAGTTCGTGATCAATCGTGGCCAACCGCCCTCTTTGCGCCTGCAACGCCGCGAGCTTCCGCGACAAAAATGGTTTCAAAACCGCCGCCTCGATCACCGGCAATAACAAAAGTATTGCCAGCAAAATTGCCGCCACTTTCAGCAATGGCTTGACCTCGGGGCTCGTCACATTGAAGCGCCCGGACACGGTCTTCGCGCGGTTTTGCAATAACAACAAACCCGCCGCCTGATTTTCCTCCACACATTTTTTCAGGCCGGAAATCGCCGCCGACAAACCGGGCTCGACGTTCAGCGCCACCGCATTTCCTCCGATTCGCGAAACCACCCGCGCTAACTGGCCGGCATCCGCGCCGGTGACATAAATCTTTCCCTGCTTGATCGCCGCCGGTAATTCGCTTCCCACGGGCACCGATCGAATCGAGACGGCCACGCCTCGCTCAAACAAAATTAATTCGGCGCGCGCCCCGGACACGTCCAGCAGCGCATGGGTTCCCTGAGGTTGAGGGCATACAAAATTCCGCGCCAGCGCTGCCAAAGTGAATACCGCGTCCAGCCCGCAATCCGCGAGCAGTTCCCGGTATTCCTCCACGACTTCGCGTTTTACTGCGACGACTAGAACTTCCTGGCTCGCCGCCGAATTCACTGGCAGCATTTGATAACCCCACGCCAGTTCATCGGGCGAAAGCGGAAATTCCGCCTCAATCTGCAAACGCAAGACTTGTTCAAATTTGTCCTTCGTCGTCGCGGGCAAAGTCAATCGCCGCAGCGAGACACCATTCGCGGCGATGCCACAGTATGCCCGCGCGCGTCCCTGAAAACTTTTCCTCACCACGAATGCGCGCAATCCGCTTGCAATTCTTTCACGACATTCGGCGGTCAATTTTCCGTCCGCGCCGCGCTCCAAGGGCAACTCCGCGCGGCTCGTGTCCTGCGCCGCGCGCAAAACGTCCCGGCCGATCTCCAAATAAACCGCTGGCGAATTGAGAAATGCGAATTCCATTACAAGTCATCCTCTCGATAAGCCAAGGTCAGCACGTCGCTTTGGGTCGCGCGCACGACCATCTCTATTCGCTGCCGCGTGCCCGTGGATTTCACACGGCCTTCACTTAAAATTCGAAATGTCTCCGAACGCGTCGTCACCAGCGGAGCGATTTGCTTGAACGTCTGTTGATCCATCCCCGGCACCTTGAGCAGGCCCGCGAGATTTGCGAAGCCTCCCTGCGATTGCGCCGAGGAAATGATCGCCTGCGCGTGCTCGCGATCCATGTTCGGCAGGCAAAGGAGCGTGTCGAGAGTCGCGGTATTGACATTGATCAAGCCGGTCTGGTCCTGGTCGGAACTTGCGGTAACGTCGTCGGCAATATCTCCAAACAAAGTTTCGTCAACCACGCGGCCACCATTGGAGGTTGACGTGTCGCTGGATTGGCCGGTCGCGGCTGCGCCGTTGTTGCGGCCATTTTGATTTTGCGGGGGCGTGACATCGAGGAGATCGGCGATGCTTTGGTAACGATTTTGATTTCGATATTGCGTGATCGCGCGAGCGATGGCGGAGGTGATGCCGGTGATGCCGGTTAATTCCGATTCATCCGCCGTTTGGATGTTCACGCGGTCCTTGCCGAAGACCGTCACATTCGCATCCAGCGAATGCACGGTCAGCGCCGCCGCCCAACCGCCGTCCGCGCCGGGCGGCAAATTATCGGAGTCTTCGTCCGGCAGGAATCCATTCTGATGCGTGTCGTCGCCGAACAATAATTCCGACGTGACGCCGCGGACCATCAGCAATTCGCGGATGGTTTGAAACGGGCCGTTGCGCGGTTCGTAGGGCGGTTGAAGTCCAGCATAATAGTCCGCGTTCGCGCCGTTAGGGTTGGCATCGCCCTGCCCGCGCCACGCGAGGATGGCCGAGGCCACGTCGGGCGAGAGGCCGTTGAG harbors:
- a CDS encoding helix-hairpin-helix domain-containing protein, which encodes MRQRGSILVGLLWCVVLLALIVVGVLHTATMDLKVTKNFGDRIQAHYLALAGIEKARALLHQSVHNHTQLGRNPRGELFNAPDQFRDIAFGRGEFRVFRRGGDEEGGGIIYGVADEERRLNVNTATAEELTKLNGLSPDVASAILAWRGQGDANPNGANADYYAGLQPPYEPRNGPFQTIRELLMVRGVTSELLFGDDTHQNGFLPDEDSDNLPPGADGGWAAALTVHSLDANVTVFGKDRVNIQTADESELTGITGITSAIARAITQYRNQNRYQSIADLLDVTPPQNQNGRNNGAAATGQSSDTSTSNGGRVVDETLFGDIADDVTASSDQDQTGLINVNTATLDTLLCLPNMDREHAQAIISSAQSQGGFANLAGLLKVPGMDQQTFKQIAPLVTTRSETFRILSEGRVKSTGTRQRIEMVVRATQSDVLTLAYREDDL